In a genomic window of Malassezia japonica chromosome 4, complete sequence:
- the CYS17 gene encoding cysteine synthase (EggNog:ENOG503NW4Y; COG:E), producing the protein MLVPSLRAVSRTAPLGAVRCFSRCAVARNHYGNVVKGFDGAVANTPLIRINSLSDETGCEILGKAEFMEPGGSVKDRAALYMVLDAEKKGQLRSGGTVVEGTAGNTGIGLAHVCRARGYKCVIYMPNTQSQEKIDLLRMLGAEVYPVPAVPFDNPENYNHQAARHAERLDNAVWTNQFDNTANREAHILTTGPELWAQTRDEGLDGFICATGTGGTLAGITRYLKEASGGSIKCWLADPPGSVLYSYIKNKKLERTGTGSITEGIGQGRVTENLKPDVDLIDDALHIEDEASVEMIFRMLHEEGLYIGASSALNVVAAYRMAKLLGKGSRVATIIADGADRYQTRLFSRKWLESKKLYDAVPAPLQKYVVLP; encoded by the coding sequence ATGCTCGTTCCGTCGCTCCGTGCCGTGTCGCGCACTGCCCCGCTGGGCGCTGTGCGCTGCTTCTCGCGCTGTGCCGTGGCGCGCAACCACTATGGCAACGTCGTCAAGGGCTTTGACGGCGCTGTGGCCAACACGCCGCTGATCCGCATCAACTCGCTGAGCGACGAGACCGGCTGCGAGATTCTCGGCAAGGCCGAGTTCATGGAGCCGGGCGGCAGTGTCAAGGACCGCGCCGCACTCTACAtggtgctcgacgcagAGAAGAAGGGCCAGctgcgctcgggcggcaCAGTGGTCGAGGGCACCGCGGGTAACACCGGCATCGGCCTCGCCCATGTGTGCCGTGCGCGTGGCTACAAGTGCGTGATCTATATGCCGAACACGCAGTCGCAAGAGAAGATCGATTtgctgcgcatgctcggcgccgaggtctACCCCGTGCCTGCTGTGCCGTTTGACAACCCAGAGAACTACAACcaccaggcggcgcgccacgcggagcgcctcgacaatGCGGTCTGGACGAACCAGTTCGACAACACAGCGaaccgcgaggcgcacatCCTCACGACCGGCCCCGAGCTCTgggcgcagacgcgcgacgagggccTCGATGGATTCATCTGTGCCACGGGCACCGGCGGTACGCTCGCCGGTATTACGCGCTACCTGAAGGAGGCCTCGGGCGGCAGCATCAAGTGCTGGCTCGCGGACCCCCCGGGCTCGGTACTCTACTCCTACATCAAGAACAAGAAGCTGGAAcgcaccggcaccggctCGATCACCGAGGGCATCGGCCAAGGCCGTGTCACGGAGAACCTCAAGCCGGACGTCGACCTgatcgacgacgcgctgcacattgaggacgaggcgagcgtcgaAATGATCTTCCGCATGCTCCACGAGGAGGGCCTGTACATTggcgcgagctccgcgcTGAACGTCGTGGCCGCCTACCGCATGGccaagctcctcggcaagggcagccgcgtcgcgacgatcatcgccgacggcgcggacCGCTACCAGACACGACTCTTCTCGCGCAAGTGGCTCGAGAGCAAGAAGCTGTACGACGCGGTGCCCGCGCCCCTGCAAAAGTACGTCGTCCTTCCGTAG
- a CDS encoding uncharacterized protein (TransMembrane:1 (i53-75o)), translated as MPSERDIRARNEKFAKKARETQNVRGAGGAARGLVHKSQEAKRDEQSPSYVRYLALFCLLVLAGGLILELIYVLFRAL; from the exons ATG CCGTCCGAACGCGATATCCGTGCTCGTAACGAAAAGTTTGCCAAGaaggcgcgcgagacgcagaacgtgcgcggcgcaggtggcgctgcgcgtggTCTCGTGCACAAGTCGCAAGAAgcgaagcgcgacgagcagtCGCCGTCGTACGTGCGCTACCTCGCCCTCTTTTGCCTGCTGGTCCTCGCGGGCGGAC TGATCCTCGAGCTGATCTATGTGCTTTTCCGTGCCTTGTAG
- a CDS encoding uncharacterized protein (EggNog:ENOG503P2Q3; COG:S), whose product MSADQPREDKRQKYTPFGLQANAIGKLFENPDKPVSLPEPSKEKTIKPPPDIVKNVSSSTAGAGSGEFHVYKQARQREYERLSIMAERAEKETVQAEFAAKQEQVRAEDERKTSKNRARREKKKAAQQRAKETETEPSKKRRLVAPDAPTLRTDTPHHP is encoded by the exons ATGAGCGCCGACCAGCCCCGGGAGGACAAGCGCCAGAAGTACACGCCGTTCGGCTTGCAGGCCAACGCGATCGGCAAACTATTCGAGAATCCGGACAAACCGGTGAGCCtgcccgagccgagcaAGGAAAAGACGATCAAGCCGCCGCCAGACATTGTCAAGAATGtcagcagcagcacggccggcgctgGCTCCGGCGAGTTTCACGTGTACAAacaggcgcggcagcgcgagtACGAGCGCTTGAGCATCATGGCGGAGCGCGCAGAAAAG GAAACCGTGCAGGCGGAGTTTGCTGCAAAGCaggagcaggtgcgcgccgaggacgagcgaAAAACGTCGAAAaaccgcgcacgccgcgaaAAAAAAAAGGCCGCACAGCAGCGTGCCAAAGAAACCGAAACCGAGCCGAGCAAAAAgcgtcggctcgtcgcgcccgacgcgcctACCCTGCGCACCGATACCCCACACCACCCATAG
- a CDS encoding uncharacterized protein (COG:Z; EggNog:ENOG503Q52G), translating into MEIGDEVRFEGSDLTGVLRYLGPVEGRDGHFAGLELIGASVGQGKNDGTIQGVQYFATTPNNGMFGPSAKLVHLSTTRPSSATARPLSSLSGRASRSEERPPSRARQSNVPLPSATPQRRTPARGMLSPGVRTPHTFARPSGLSATPQATRTTSMPRSVRRPTSAAGHARPTSVLRTPRREPSGFSFDAPAPASVDDPSRRLGLLEQMDLENRSATALGSADDTVPMVVHEQVAEELKNAQARLQTLKVSSEDTEALREQTETLRTELAAVRAEMDKMRTESEGDAKLKPMVTAWDRERAELSSRIEELQGAGREAIAVFEHQLDLAATEQQGLRTHIQELETQLAKDPRDASVSATDIDLANLREQNAHLTDKVAALEEELAEAKDKLDAANDAAKKASTAHDAAAGSLREKIRAAEQESGEHADAARRAEAEVKKLEAALQAEKAAHERERQEIESMRAAPHDEQLQAQLKKLEASKKELEDVHAKEIAELESLVESRIFREDELETEMEQLRKERDEALAKLKE; encoded by the exons ATGGAGATCGGCGACGAAGTCCGCTTCGAAGGAAGTGATCTCACGGGCGTCCTGCGCTACCTCGGCCCGGTCGAGGGACGCGACGGACACTTTgccggcctcgagctgatcggcgcgtcggtcggcCAAGGAAAGAACGACGGAACGATCCAGGG TGTGCAATACTTTGCGACGACGCCAAACAACGGCATGTTTGGCCCGTCGGCCAAGCTCGTGCACCTCTCGACCACACggccctcgagcgcgacggcccGGCCGCtgtcgtcgctctcgggccgcgcatcgcgctccGAGGAGCGGCCAccatcgcgcgcgcggcagtCCAACGtcccgctgccgagcgcgacgccgcagcgcaggaCGCCGGCACGCGGCATGCTGTCGCCCGGCGTCCGCACGCCTCACACCTTTgcgcgcccgagcggcCTGAGTGCGAcgccgcaggcgacgcgcaccacgtccatgccgcgctcggtccgccgcccgacgtcCGCGGCAGGGCACGCACGCCCGACGAGCGTtttgcgcacgccgcggcgcgagccgaGTGGATTCTCGTTCGAcgccccggcgccggcgtccgTAGACGATCCCAGCCGGCGCCTGGGGCTCCTGGAGCAGATGGACCTCGAAAACCGCAGCGCAACAGCGCTCGGTAGCGCGGACGACACCGTGCCGATGGTCGTCCacgagcaggtcgccgaggagctcaagAACGCCCAGGCGCGTCTCCAGACGCTCAAGGTCTCGTCGGAAGACACCGAGGcactgcgcgagcagaccgagacgctccgcacggagctcgcggcggtgcgcgccgagatgGACAAGATGCGCACCGAGTCCGAGGGCGACGCCAAGCTCAAGCCCATGGTCACGGCGTGggaccgcgagcgcgccgagctcagcagccgcatcgaggagctgcagggcgccgggcgcgaaGCGATCGCCGTGTTTGAGCAccagctcgacctcgccgccaccgagcagcaggggctgcgcacgcatatccaggagctcgagacgcagctcgccaaggatccgcgcgacgcgagcgtctcggcgacggACATTGACCTCGCGAATTTGCGCGAGCAGAACGCACACCTCACCGACAAGGTCGCGGCCCTCGAagaggagctcgccgaggccaaggacaagctcgacgcggcgaacGATGCGGCAAAGAAGGCGTCCACCGCccacgacgcggccgccggcagCCTCCGGGAAAAGATCCGCGCAGCCGAGCAAGAgagcggcgagcacgcagacgccgcgcgccgcgccgaggccgaggtcaAGAaactcgaggcggcgctccaaGCAGAAAaggccgcgcacgagcgcgagcggcaggAGATCGAGTCGatgcgcgctgcaccgcacgacgagcagctccaggcgcagctcaaGAAGCTCGAGGCATCCAAGAAAGAGCTGGAAGACGTGCACGCAAAAGagatcgccgagctcgagtcgctggTCGAGTCGCGCATCTTCCGCGAAGACGAGCTGGAGACGGAGATGGAGCAGCtgcgaaaagagcgcgacgaggcgctggccaAGTTGAAGGAATAG
- the YAK1 gene encoding dual-specificity kinase (COG:T; EggNog:ENOG503NTYA), with protein MASSTRLRGARDGVDGGADAWPSTGVDDVLDVERGSYGASRGAYTYPQASDEEGSDEELRSSQTDHDNDTEESNPVVVAKENVRRLSDRMRSSSHYAQTMREAGVTTPVSSSCSARSASSFSSSSSSEEGASGPGAKMEPISSRTSSVSTATTAATTQVHVPTKRPGQPQFEGFWQVRSLDDLRPMLDNSTMVMKQRRADPNGGFVSPLKALATNLHHTYHLVNPSFVYELAFNPRRVLTKPSKPMYNDGHDNEDYDYILYVNDWLGSEDGHRYLILDVLGQGTFGQVVKCQNMATHEIVAVKVIKNKTAYFNQSMMEVTILETLNQHWDADDKHNILRLQDTFIHAKHLCLVFELLSSNLYELIKQNSFRGLSTSLVRVFITQLLDALIVLKDARLIHCDLKPENILLRTLQAPSIKLVDFGSACHEQQTVYTYIQSRFYRSPEVLLGVPYTSAIDMWSLGCIAAELFLGLPIFPGTSEYNQVSRIVEMLGLPPQYMLDTGRQTREFFNSHQDAYGRLSYSVKPMEQYSREHRAQEQASKQYFPGTTLPEIIRLAPVSRRSGRQADTEKEMANRAAFTDFVAGLLCLDPLTRWTPQQAKLHPFITGEPFHAPWQPPPATPLESPRDEYYPSRPDYYSNTEEHYNAYAPRPTAYPPPAHSYNRDYAWESSTPLASDAPVYPQQGGFAVVVHGKDTFDPPRSTPHAHASPHAHATPHAHATPHAPADQAYSPSTFRGPYGRARHASLSSGEALHLPTDAYTPRYAGASPARPRYEEGQRDSASLLPMYVNQLPRQDDWDR; from the exons ATGGCGAGCAGTACGCgactgcgcggcgcgcgcgatggCGTCGACGGCGGTGCGGATGCATGGCCATCGACTGGGGTGGAtgacgtgctcgacgttGAGCGTGGCTcgtacggcgcgtcgcgcggtgCCTATACCTACCCCcaggcgagcgacgaggagggaagcgacgaggagctgcgaTCGTCGCAGACCGACCACGATAACGACACGGAGGAGTCGAATCCCGTTGTCGTTGCGAAGGAGAATGTGCGGCGGCTGAGCGATcgcatgcgcagcagcagccaTTATGCGCAGAcgatgcgcgaggccggcgtCACGACGCccgtctcgtcgtcgtgctcggcgcgttcTGCGTCGAGCttctcctcgagctcgtcgtcggaaGAGGGTGCGTCGGGGCCTGGTGCCAAGATGGAGCCGATttcgtcgcgcacctcgtcggtgAGCACCGCCACCACCGCCGCCACAACGCAGGTGCATGTGCCGACCAAGCGCCCCGGCCAGCCACAGTTTGAGGGGTTCTGGCAGGTGCGCTCGCTGGACGATCTGCGACCGATGCTGGACAATAGTACGATGGTGATgaagcagcgccgtgctgACCCGAACGGCGGCTTTGTGAGC CCACTGAAAGCGCTCGCGACGAATCTGCACCACACGTACCACTTGGTGAATCCGTCGTTTGTGTACGAGCTTGCATTCAACCCGCGGCGTGTCTTGACAAAGCCGAGCAAGCCGATGTACAACGACGGGCACGACAACGAGGACTACGACTATATTCTCTACGTTAACGACTGGCTCGGCTCCGAGGACGGGCACCGCTACCTGatcctcgacgtgctcggccaAGGCACCTTTGGGCAGGTCGTCAAGTGCCAGAACATGGCGACGCACGAGATCGTTGCGGTCAAAGTCATTAAGAACAAGACTGCCTACTTTAACCAGAGCATGATGGAGGTCACCatcctcgagacgctcaaCCAGCACTGGGACGCGGACGACAAGCACAACATTCTGCGGCTCCAGGATACGTTTATTCACGCCAAGCACCTGTGCCTGGTCTTTGAGCTGCTCTCCTCGAACCTCTACGAGCTGATCAAGCAAAACTCGTTCCGTGGGTTGAGCACGAGTTTGGTGCGCGTCTTTatcacgcagctcctcgacgcgctcatCGTCCTCAAAGACGCGCGGCTGATCCACTGCGATTTGAAGCCGGAAAACATtctgctgcgcacgctccaggCGCCGAGCATCAAGCTCGTCGACTTTGGCTCGGCGTGCCACGAGCAGCAGACGGTCTATACGTATATCCAGTCGCGCTTCTACCGCTCGCCCGAagtgctgctcggcgtgccgtacACCTCGGCGATCGACATGTGGTCGCTGGGAtgcatcgccgccgagctcttCCTCGGCCTGCCCATCTTTCCAGGCACGTCGGAGTACAACCAGGTGAgccgcatcgtcgagaTGCTCGGTCTTCCGCCGCAGTACATGCTCGACACCGGGCGGCAGACGCGCGAGTTTTTCAACTCGCACCAGGACGCCTACGGGCGCCTGTCGTACTCGGTCAAGCCCATGGAGCAGTACTcgcgcgagcaccgcgcgcagGAGCAGGCGAGCAAGCAGTACTTTCCGGGCACGACGCTCCCAGAGATtatccgcctcgcgccggtatcgcggcgcagcggccgccaGGCCGACACGGAGAAAGAGATGGCGAATCGCGCGGCATTCACCGACTTTGTCGCCGGCCTCCTCTGCCTTGATCCGCTGACGCGCTGGACGCCACAGCAGGCCAAGCTGCATCCGTTTATCACCGGCGAGCCTTTTCACGCGCCCTggcagccgccgcccgcgacgccgctcgagtcgcCCCGCGACGAGTACTACCCGAGCCGCCCGGACTATTACTCCAACACCGAAGAGCACTACAATGCGTACGCCCCGCGCCCGACCGCGTATCCTCCACCGGCGCACAGCTACAACCGCGACTATGCGTGGGAAAGCTCGACGCCACTCGCATCCGACGCGCCGGTCTATCCCCAGCAGGGGGGCTTTGCGGTGGTCGTGCACGGAAAGGACACGTTTGACCCGCCGCGGTCGACACCGCATGcgcacgcctcgccgcatgcgcacgcgacgccccACGCCCACGCGACGCCCCACGCACCGGCCGACCAGGCCTACTCGCCCTCTACGTTCCGCGGCCCGTacgggcgcgcgcggcacgcgtcgctcaGCTCGGGCGAGGCACTGCACCTGCCCACCGATGCGTACACGCCGCGGTACgctggcgcgtcgcccgcacggccgcgctATGAAGAAGGGCAGCGGGACTCGGCGAGTCTCCTTCCAATGTATGTGAACCAGCTGCCGCGGCAGGACGACTGGGATCGGTAG
- a CDS encoding uncharacterized protein (EggNog:ENOG503P9AB): MDPAPRRRGARRAEPETAPGAAVWSMESELLVDVGGSAPPRTAERPVPGPTPLDDGKNKGHRHMRTATALDRLEDWLGLKDAPSTSRPPAVRPPAKHEAEVGSMAYAVQQHAHSAQHGVDVLVHTVAPTDSLESIALKYGADVRVVRRSNRLWPGDVAQMREQIYIPVDACRWKPPNADIKMLQRRADGSFEPQEEVALVPRTHRSTPSAELAKHSLAALPHSGEATTEAAPPIACKRVDPTELLFFGSAPRRPAEDPGESGVDDLLRLQQRRREGREPLLPSPPKKQAPIAHIPEREETWRPNVWKFGQRSTQREAPVAYAGAAPLRKPQTLFDAGAPDAPPDAPPDEPEHEPEPRGLRLNELLKGPPTNPGAAANWVRPIHWGESLPVLPGQDTRRNLMSGFLSDMTSARSRMEDMVGAAMHELRQVSLGRPSNDGMRLPM; the protein is encoded by the coding sequence ATGGacccagcgccgcgccggcggggcgcgcgccgtgctgaGCCCGAGActgcgccgggcgccgccgtATGGAGCATGGAGAGCGAGCTTCTGGTCGATGTAGGGGGTAGCGCGCcaccgcgcacggcggAGCGGCCTGTGCCTGGCCCCAccccgctcgacgacggcaaGAACAAAGGACACCGACACATGCGCACTGCCACCGcactcgaccgcctcgaggactGGCTGGGGCTCAAGGATGcaccgagcacctcgcgacCGCCTGCGGTGCGGCCGCCCGCGAAGCACGAGGCTGAGGTAGGCAGCATGGCGTACGCTGTACAGCAGCACGCCCACTCGGCCCAACACGGggtcgacgtgctggtGCACACCGTGGCACCcaccgactcgctcgagagCATTGCGTTAAAGTACGGCGCGGATGTGcgtgtcgtgcgccgctccaACCGCCTGTGGCCaggcgacgtcgcgcagaTGCGCGAGCAGATATATATCCCGGTCGATGCGTGCCGCTGGAAGCCGCCAAATGCCGACATCAAGATGctccagcggcgcgccgacggctcGTTTGAGCCGCAGGAAGAGGTCGCTCTCGTTCCGCGCACGCACAGATCCAcaccgagcgccgagctcgccaagcacAGCCTCGCGGCACTGCCGCACAGCGGCGAGGCCACCACCGAGGCCGCACCACCGATCGCCTGCAAGCGCGTGGATCCCACCGAGCTGCTCTTCTTTggaagcgcgccgagacggCCGGCAGAGGACCCCGGCGAGTCGGGCGTCGACGATTTgctgcgtctgcagcaacggcggcgcgaggggCGTGAGCCGCTcctgccgtcgccgcccaAGAAACAAGCGCCGATCGCGCATATTCCCGAGCGCGAAGAGACCTGGCGGCCCAATGTGTGGAAGTTTGggcagcgcagcacgcagcgcgaggcgccggtcgcctacgcgggcgcagcgcctttGCGCAAGCCCCAGACGCTCTTTGACGCgggcgcgcccgacgcaccgcccgatgcgccgcccgacgagcccgagcatgagcccgagccgcggggcctgcgcctcaacgagctgctcaaagGCCCGCCGACGAAccccggcgcggccgccaaCTGGGTGCGCCCGATCCACTGGGGCGAGAGTCTGCCTGTGCTGCCCGGGCAGgacacgcgccgcaacCTCATGTCGGGGTTCCTGTCGGACATGACGAGTGCGCGCTCGCGTATGGAAGATATGGTTGGAGCGGCGATGCACGAGCTCCGCCAAGTCTCGTTGGGGCGCCCCTCGAACGATGGGATGCGCCTGCCTATGTAG
- the NDE1 gene encoding NADH:ubiquinone oxidoreductase (COG:Z; EggNog:ENOG503NYEU) — MTAGEARFGSAAEEAAHYKAQVRSMQDALQEAENGLQEFMESSKELEAELEADIAQSTARADELQAENESLRLDVDEWRGKYQQSLSEHNATLGELHRELSKLRESHDAYKTKLRDMELDNDELENAERMINSSLTDMEGRYNSAMEKTALLESELEDKTRLEEENQRLKDELRDLREELAIVQSAPRPDDDLQLSDLVVKAPKPTKNTLERLREHMQQLQVRLHTAQTPVGRPNEKSALPRPRSSLSHSQSGSPWRSQTPVGGRATPARPETPNSARTDRRKSNSFIPVPTNGLSRSASRRPTSRLGAVSPTHVPYEFMEHDPSLSPGTRRASVARRRSISQ, encoded by the exons ATGACCGCGGGGGAGGCGCGCTTtggcagcgccgccgaggaggcggcgcactaCAAGGCGCAGGTACGGAGCATgcaggatgcgctgcaAGAGGCCGAGAATGGGCTGCAAGAGTTTATGGAGTCGAGcaaagagctcgaggcggagctcgaggcggataTCGCGCAGAGCACCGCGCGtgcggacgagctgcaggcggAGAACGAGTCGCTGCGGCTGGACGTGGACGAGTGGCGG GGAAAGTACCAGCAGTCGCTCTCTGAGCACaatgcgacgctcggcgagctgcaccgcgagctGTCCAAGCTGCGGGAATCGCACGACGCGTACAAGaccaagctgcgcgacatggAGCTCGACAATGACGAGCTGGAGAATGCCGAGCG GATGATCAACTCGTCGCTCACCGACATGGAGGGGCGGTACAACTCTGCGATGGAAAAaacggcgctcctcgagtcggagctcgaggacaaGACGcggctcgaggaggagaacCAGCGCCTGAaagacgagctgcgcgacctgcgcgaggagctcgccaTCGTCCAgtccgcgccgcgccccgaCGATGACCTGCAACTGAGCGACCTGGTGGTCAAGGCGCCCAAGCCCACCAAGAATACCCTCGaacgcctgcgcgagcacatgcagcagctccaggTGCGCCTGCACACCGCACAGACCCCGGTCGGCCGGCCGAACGAAAagagcgcgctgccgcggccACGCTCGAGCCTCTCCCACTCGCAGAGCGGCTCACCGTGGCGGAGCCAGACGCCGGTTggcggccgtgcgacgcccgcgcGGCCCGAGACGCCGAACAGCGCCCGCACCGACCGCCGCAAGTCGAACTCGTTCATTCCCGTGCCGACCAACGGGCTGTCGCGCtcagcgtcgcgccggccgacgtcgcgcctcggcgccgtgtcTCCGACGCACGTCCCGTACGAGTTTATGGAGCACGACCCGTCGCTGtcgcccggcacgcgccgcgcaagtgtcgcgcggcggcggtccaTCTCGCAG TAA
- the PDH1 gene encoding 2-methylcitrate dehydratase (EggNog:ENOG503NWTN; COG:S), producing MAVAAGVGKGEDNVRPPPDQVVQDIADYVHDYDITSETAYNTARLCLLDSIGCGIEALRFPAARAVCGPVVEGTVVPNGAKVLGTEYQLDPIRAAFNNGALIRWLDFNDTWLAAEWGHPSDNLGAILAVADWLARTNVANGKAPLTVKDVLTAAIKAHEIQGNIAIENSFNRVGLDHVVLVKVASTAVVSKMLGLTREQTVDAISQAFVDGQSLRTYRHAPNAGSRKSWAAGDACARAVNLALLVQRGEGGYNSVLTAKTWGFYDVLFKGQPFKFQRPYTSYVMENVLFKLAPAEFHAQTAVEAAVQLHQKLKDLGKTSDDIKEVKIRTQEAAVRIISKQGKLNNYADRDHCIQYMVAVPLMKGSLNPSDYTDDFAADPRIDALREKMVVEEEPRYTTEYLEPEKRSIGNAVSLVLNDGTVIDEIAIDYPVGHARRREEAVPLIASKLTKHLQGFFSEEEQKNLLSLLTDHERLAKMPVNEFVDLWTK from the coding sequence ATGGCTGTTGCTGCTGGTGTTGGCAAGGGTGAGGACAATGTGCGTCCCCCCCCCGACCAGGTCGTCCAGGACATTGCCGACTACGTCCACGACTACGACATCACGTCCGAGACTGCGTACAACACCGCTCGCCTCTGTCTCCTGGACTCGATTGGCTGTGGtatcgaggcgctgcgcttcccTGCTGCCCGTGCCGTGTGCGGCCCGGTGGTCGAGGGTACGGTCGTGCCCAACGGTGCGAAGGTGCTCGGTACCGAGTACCAGCTGGACCCCATCCGCGCCGCCTTCAACAACGGTGCGCTGATCCGCTGGCTCGACTTCAACGACACTtggctcgcggccgagtGGGGTCACCCCTCGGACAACCTCGGTGCGATCCTTGCCGTGGCCGACTGGCTCGCGCGTACCAACGTCGCGAACGGCAAGGCCCCGCTCACCGTCAAGGACGTGCTGACGGCTGCCATCAAGGCGCACGAGATCCAGGGCAACATTGCCATTGAGAACTCGTTCAACCGTGTCGGTCTCGACCACGTCGTGCTCGTCAAGGTTGCGTCGACCGCCGTCGTGTCCAAGATGCTTGGCCTGACCCGCGAGCAGACCGTCGATGCGATCTCGCAAGCGTTTGTCGATGGCCAGTCGCTGCGTACCTACCGCCACGCCCCCAACGCCGGCTCGCGCAAGTCGTGGGCTGCCGGTgatgcgtgcgcgcgtgccgtgAACCTCGCTCTGCTTGTGCAGCGTGGCGAGGGCGGCTACAACTCGGTGCTCACGGCCAAGACCTGGGGCTTCTACGACGTGCTCTTCAAGGGCCAGCCGTTCAAGTTCCAGCGCCCCTACACCTCGTACGTGATGGAGAATGTGCTGTTCAAGCTCGCCCCCGCCGAGTTCCACGCGCAGACTGCCGTCGAAGCCGCTGTCCAGCTCCACCAGAAGCTCAAGGACCTCGGCAAGACCAGCGATGACATCAAGGAGGTCAAGATCCGCACGCAGGAGGCTGCTGTGCGCATCATCAGCAAGCAGGGCAAGCTGAACAACTACGCCGACCGTGACCACTGCATCCAATACATGGTCGCCGTTCCCCTGATGAAGGGCAGCCTGAACCCCAGCGACTACACGGACGACTTCGCCGCTGACCCTcgcatcgacgcgctccgcgagAAGATGGTCGTGGAGGAGGAGCCGCGCTACACGACCGAGTACCTCGAGCCCGAGAAGCGCTCGATCGGTAACGCGGTCTCGCTCGTGCTCAACGACGGCACGGTGATCGATGAGATCGCGATCGATTACCCCGTCGGccacgcccgccgccgcgaggaggCTGTCCCGCTGATCGCGAGCAAGCTCACCAAGCACCTCCAGGGCTTCTTCTCGGAGGAGGAGCAAAAGAACCTGCTCTCGCTCCTCACCGaccacgagcgcctggccaAGATGCCGGTCAACGAGTTTGTCGACCTGTGGACTAAGTAG